From Zingiber officinale cultivar Zhangliang chromosome 5B, Zo_v1.1, whole genome shotgun sequence, the proteins below share one genomic window:
- the LOC121983950 gene encoding multiple organellar RNA editing factor 2, chloroplastic-like, giving the protein MAFAAVTRAIVSSPIASSRYPMASLLSKRLLHLGSAAAVAARPLVGLRLARVSPVIPRLSDMGAASRIGAVRCMARRPGDSGHSPLNSGSRGGSGFSDRPPTEMAPLFPGCDYEHWLIVMDKPGGEGASKQQMIDCYIQTLAKVLGSEEEAKKKVYNVSCERYFGFGCEIDEETSNKLEGLPGVLFVLPDSYVDVENKDYGAELLVNGEIVQRPPERQRKIEQATTHRNDRDRPRYNDRTRYVRRRESQR; this is encoded by the exons ATGGCCTTCGCCGCTGTGACCCGCGCAATCGTTTCCTCTCCCATCGCCTCTTCCCGATATCCCATGGCTTCTTTGCTTTCCAAGCGCTTGCTCCACTTAGGCTCCGCTGCGGCCGTTGCCGCACGCCCACTTGTGGGCCTCCGCCTTGCGCGTGTCTCGCCAGTGATTCCACGTCTCTCCGATATGGGAGCTGCTTCCCGCATCGGTGCGGTTAGGTGCATGGCCCGACGGCCTGGCGACTCCGGTCACTCGCCTCTGAATTCTGGCTCCCGCGGTGGTTCTGGGTTCAGCGACCGTCCGCCAACGGAAATGGCGCCTCTCTTCCCGGGATGTGACTACGAGCATTGGCTCATCGTTATGGACAAACCTGGAGGCGAGGGGGCTTCCAAGCAGCAAATGATCGATTGTTACATCCAAACCCTAGCCAAGGTTCTCGGAAG TGAGGAGGAAGCGAAGAAGAAGGTTTACAACGTCTCATGTGAGCGATACTTTGGATTTGGATGTGAAATTGATGAGGAGACATCCAACAAGCTGGAAG GTCTTCCTGGTGTTCTCTTCGTTCTTCCAGATTCCTATGTTGATGTTGAAAATAAAGATTATGGAG CTGAATTGTTAGTGAATGGAGAAATTGTTCAAAGGCCTCCCGAGAGGCAGCGGAAAATCGAGCAAGCAACCACGCATAGAAATGACAGAGATAGACCCAGATACAACGACAGAACCCGTTATGTGAGGCGAAGGGAGAGTCAGCGATGA